The proteins below come from a single Drosophila kikkawai strain 14028-0561.14 chromosome 3R, DkikHiC1v2, whole genome shotgun sequence genomic window:
- the VAChT gene encoding vesicular acetylcholine transporter, translating to MAGAFQIPVINLEVREVKDIVWEKIQEPVNQRRLILVIVSIALLLDNMLYMVIVPIIPDYLREIGSFDDGPTPPPLRDNITGKIIPVHHDHHGQDSATGILFASKAIVQLMVNPFSGGLIDKIGYDIPMMIGLTIMFFSTAVFACGSSYSVLFFARSLQGAGSAFADTSGLAMIADRFTEENERSQALGIALAFISFGCLVAPPFGGALYQFAGKEVPFLILALVCLLDGLMLLLVMKPFKEQIKQSKEVQDQVIPIWRLLMDPYIAVCAGALTMSNVALAFLEPTISLWMEDNMTTENWKIGMVWLPAFFPHVLGVVITVKMARKYPQHQWLMAAGGLALEGLSCFVIPFCSGYKMLMLPICVICFGIALIDTALLPTLGYLVDVRYVSVYGSIYAIADISYSIAYAVGPIIAGGVVEAIGFTALNFLIAFSNLAYVPVLRKLRNIYDFKPFENEANILMQDPPNKEYQTYVMHDQKPVEGGVKNHLEYGQQYQQEQETNLDDQQYDYQQQQGYQQSGGYQQDQGYQPGYQEQGGSYASQGQPRVANPFQQQQQQQPQSRGPGGPANPFRQGF from the coding sequence ATGGCGGGCGCCTTCCAAATACCTGTTATTAACCTCGAGGTGCGCGAAGTCAAGGACATCGTGTGGGAGAAAATCCAGGAGCCGGTTAATCAGCGCCGTCTCATCCTGGTTATTGTGTCCATAGCCTTGTTGCTGGACAACATGCTGTATATGGTGATAGTGCCCATTATACCCGACTATCTGCGTGAAATAGGCAGCTTCGACGATGGGCCCACGCCTCCGCCTCTAAGGGATAATATCACAGGCAAGATCATACCTGTGCACCATGACCACCATGGCCAGGACTCTGCCACGGGCATTTTGTTTGCCTCCAAAGCCATCGTTCAGCTGATGGTGAATCCCTTTTCGGGCGGTCTCATCGACAAGATTGGCTATGATATACCCATGATGATCGGTCTCACCATTATGTTCTTCTCCACGGCCGTCTTCGCCTGCGGCAGCAGCTACAGCGTCCTGTTCTTTGCCCGCTCGCTGCAGGGAGCCGGCTCCGCCTTTGCGGACACCTCGGGACTCGCCATGATAGCCGATCGCTTCACCGAGGAAAACGAGCGCTCGCAGGCCCTGGGCATTGCCTTGGCCTTTATCAGCTTCGGCTGCCTGGTGGCACCTCCATTTGGCGGCGCCTTGTATCAGTTCGCTGGCAAGGAGGTGCCTTTCCTGATCCTGGCACTGGTCTGCCTGCTGGATggcctgatgctgctgctggtaatGAAGCCCTTCAAGGAGCAGATCAAGCAGAGCAAGGAAGTGCAGGACCAGGTGATACCCATTTGGCGTCTGCTCATGGATCCCTACATCGCTGTCTGCGCCGGGGCCCTAACCATGTCCAATGTGGCGCTGGCCTTCCTGGAGCCAACCATTTCGCTGTGGATGGAGGATAACATGACCACGGAGAACTGGAAGATTGGTATGGTGTGGCTGCCTGCCTTCTTCCCGCACGTCCTGGGCGTGGTCATCACAGTGAAGATGGCCCGGAAATATCCGCAGCATCAGTGGCTGATGGCCGCCGGTGGACTGGCCCTGGAGGGTCTGTCCTGCTTCGTTATCCCCTTCTGCAGTGGCTACAAGATGCTGATGTTGCCCATCTGCGTGATTTGTTTTGGCATTGCCCTCATCGACACGGCCCTGCTGCCCACACTGGGCTACCTGGTGGACGTCCGCTACGTGTCTGTATATGGCAGCATCTATGCCATCGCGGACATCTCGTACTCCATTGCCTATGCCGTAGGACCGATCATTGCCGGCGGAGTGGTGGAGGCCATTGGCTTCACGGCTCTCAATTTTCTCATCGCCTTCTCAAACCTGGCCTATGTGCCCGTGCTGCGCAAGTTGCGCAACATCTATGACTTTAAACCCTTCGAGAACGAGGCCAACATCCTCATGCAGGACCCGCCGAACAAGGAGTACCAGACCTACGTCATGCACGACCAGAAACCGGTGGAGGGCGGCGTAAAGAACCACCTGGAGTACGGGCAGCAGtaccagcaggagcaggagaccAATCTGGATGACCAGCAGTACGactaccagcagcagcagggatACCAGCAATCGGGTGGCTATCAGCAGGATCAGGGCTATCAGCCGGGTTACCAGGAGCAGGGCGGCAGCTATGCCAGCCAGGGACAGCCGCGAGTGGCCAATCCCttccagcaacagcaacagcagcagccgcagagCAGAGGTCCTGGCGGACCAGCGAATCCCTTTAGGCAAGGATTTTAA
- the LOC108085663 gene encoding uncharacterized protein produces MYKSTFLCCLLLGLILALSSAYNGQDIYAEPNCAIVEDHARKFRDISDPTHYWVCPEGQEKADYIQCPDNYAFMEKEQSCVVWEEWKWVEPYTK; encoded by the exons ATGTACAAGA GCACCTTCCtttgctgcctgctgctgggccTGATCCTGGCCCTCAGCTCCGCCTACAACGGCCAGGACATCTATGCCGAACCCAACTGTGCCATCGTCGAGGATCATGCTCGCAAATTCCGCGACATCTCAGACCCCACCCACTACTGGGTCTGTCCCGAGGGTCAGGAGAAGGCCGACTACATCCAGTGCCCGGACAACTACGCCTTCATGGAGAAGGAGCAGTCGTGCGTCGTCTGGGAGGAGTGGAAGTGGGTCGAACCCTACACCAAATAA